The Pseudodesulfovibrio sp. S3 genome has a segment encoding these proteins:
- a CDS encoding tRNA-dihydrouridine synthase family protein, translating to MQPIDPTKKTALAELLNRPLSIGGKPVASRLWLAPMAGLSHVAYREVLNEYGGCGLMFTEMCGAKSVPTENPRVSSVFRWREEELPHLVCQIAGANPEQLVPAARRVEEAGFFGIDINMGCTVSGIVKKNAGAALLKDPAAALRAAEAVRNAVSIPVFIKFRTGWTPDVTPAVKLARQFEDAGVDCLVFHPRVAPDKRTRPPIREHIRAIAEAVSIPVFGNGDIITPEDCLDMLETTGCTGVSVGRMAMARPWLFREWTTDYTPPETCFRDYALRLAEALDHHYDPSRARRRYRLFTIYFAANFTFGHSLQSKFLKAKTMDEIRNVARNDVKIDMQLAKRPNMTLYNI from the coding sequence ATGCAGCCAATCGACCCCACCAAGAAAACCGCCCTGGCCGAACTCCTGAACCGCCCCCTGTCCATCGGCGGCAAACCCGTTGCCAGCCGTCTCTGGCTCGCGCCCATGGCCGGGCTGAGCCACGTGGCCTACCGCGAGGTCCTGAACGAATACGGCGGATGCGGACTGATGTTCACCGAGATGTGCGGGGCCAAGAGCGTGCCCACCGAAAATCCGCGCGTCTCTTCGGTCTTTCGCTGGCGGGAGGAGGAGCTGCCGCATCTGGTCTGCCAGATCGCCGGAGCCAACCCCGAACAATTGGTCCCGGCGGCCCGGCGGGTGGAGGAAGCAGGCTTTTTCGGCATCGACATCAACATGGGCTGCACGGTGTCGGGCATCGTCAAGAAGAACGCGGGCGCAGCCTTGCTCAAAGACCCGGCCGCCGCGCTGAGGGCCGCCGAAGCCGTGCGCAATGCCGTGTCCATACCCGTCTTCATCAAGTTCCGAACCGGCTGGACCCCGGACGTAACCCCTGCCGTCAAGCTGGCCAGACAATTCGAGGACGCTGGCGTGGATTGTCTGGTTTTCCACCCCAGGGTAGCCCCGGACAAACGCACCCGGCCACCCATCCGGGAACATATCCGGGCCATAGCCGAAGCAGTCTCCATCCCGGTCTTCGGCAACGGCGATATCATCACGCCCGAAGACTGCCTGGACATGCTCGAAACCACGGGCTGCACAGGCGTGTCCGTGGGCCGCATGGCCATGGCCCGCCCCTGGCTTTTCCGGGAATGGACCACCGACTACACCCCGCCCGAGACCTGCTTCAGAGACTACGCCCTGCGGCTGGCCGAGGCCCTGGACCATCACTATGATCCCAGCCGGGCGCGCAGACGGTACAGGCTGTTCACCATCTATTTCGCGGCCAACTTCACCTTCGGCCACAGCCTGCAATCCAAGTTCCTGAAGGCCAAGACCATGGATGAAATACGAAACGTGGCACGAAACGATGTCAAGATTGACATGCAACTCGCCAAACGGCCCAACATGACCCTCTACAACATCTGA
- a CDS encoding phage capsid protein, whose translation MSTTVSNAFVSQYVEMVHQAYQAQGSKMRQTVRLQTEVQGSKCVFQKVGKGAAGKKTRHGNVPLMNLNHSNVSCTLSDWYAAEYIDKLDELKDKSDEKQVAANAGAWALGRKIDELLIEKLDGATNVVAESETGLTKDKILQAFGTMNANDVPDDGHRFAVVGPHQWNELLNIQEFKSSDYAGEQYAWLKGTESRTWLGITWMFHTGLPLDDAGMRKCYVYHRNAAGLAEGQKIQAFVDWVPEKAAHLVDHMLSAGACLIDPDGVIEIQCDDDAIIV comes from the coding sequence ATGTCCACAACTGTCAGCAATGCCTTTGTATCCCAATACGTCGAGATGGTGCACCAGGCCTATCAGGCCCAGGGTTCCAAGATGCGCCAGACCGTGCGCCTTCAGACCGAGGTCCAAGGCTCCAAATGCGTCTTCCAGAAGGTCGGCAAGGGCGCGGCCGGGAAAAAGACCCGCCACGGCAATGTGCCGCTCATGAACCTCAATCATTCCAACGTGTCCTGCACCCTGTCCGATTGGTATGCCGCCGAGTACATCGACAAGCTCGACGAACTCAAGGACAAGAGCGACGAAAAACAGGTGGCCGCCAACGCAGGTGCCTGGGCCCTGGGCCGCAAGATCGACGAGCTGCTCATCGAGAAGCTCGACGGGGCCACCAACGTCGTGGCCGAAAGCGAGACCGGCCTGACCAAGGACAAGATCCTCCAGGCCTTTGGCACCATGAACGCCAACGACGTGCCTGATGACGGCCACCGGTTCGCCGTGGTCGGTCCTCACCAGTGGAACGAACTGCTCAATATCCAGGAATTCAAGTCCAGCGACTACGCCGGTGAACAGTACGCCTGGCTCAAAGGTACCGAGTCCCGCACCTGGCTGGGCATCACCTGGATGTTCCATACCGGCCTGCCCCTTGACGATGCCGGTATGCGCAAGTGCTACGTCTACCACCGCAACGCCGCGGGCCTGGCCGAGGGCCAGAAAATCCAGGCGTTCGTGGACTGGGTGCCGGAAAAGGCCGCCCATCTGGTGGATCACATGCTCAGCGCCGGAGCCTGCCTCATCGACCCGGACGGGGTCATCGAGATCCAGTGCGACGATGACGCTATCATCGTCTAG